The sequence CTCTTTCTGCAAACGACAATGGCTTCTCgatctctctccttcttcaagTTTCAGAGGTTCTCTGTGGAGATCAATGGCCACTTTTACTCGAAATTGagtttctttctatttttttttcatttcattgaTTTGAAATTGGTTAAAGAGATATGGATCATgacttttctctgtttttctttttgtaatagTTGTGTTATTTGTTGCAGTAAACCACAATTGGGCATGTAGATCACGGGAAGACTGCTTTGACTGCTGCAATCACAAAGGTGATGCCTTTTTTAAACACGTGATGAGCGTTTCTAATTAAAGGAAAGGCTTTTTTTTCCAAGTTGATATAGGGATTCTACTTATTGTTTAGGTTCTTGCTGAAGAGAGAAAAGCTAAAGCTATTGCCTTTGATGAAATTGATAAAGCTCccgaagagaagaagagaggaaatACTATTGCTACAgtctgtcttcttcttcttctttttctctccacgccaatgtttttttctctagtcttttttaaataatgtctTGTGCTTGAGTAATGTCTTGTGCTTTTCTATGTCACAGACTGATAatgcttgtgttatgtcttGTAGTGGGAGCATTGAGAGATTCATCACAGAGTGGAGCATTGGGAGCATCTCGTGGTAGTGGTCTGCATTATGTTGGTGGTTTTTGATGTAACAAGTACAGTTAAAAGCTTACATCAAAATTGCTAAAACCTTCCCTTTTACATGCAGGGCATACCACTCCCGCTTTGTTCTATCTTGCTTTGGGAGGGTCCTTGTTATCTTATATATACTCTGCTCCACCTCTTAAGGTAAGCTCTATATATACATTCCAGCGGTGTTTTGGAGTTTAGCACTTATCAATACATTTATTTGCAGTTGGGAATAGCGATTGTTTATAACTTCAAAAGTGTTGAAGGAGACAGAGCAATGGGCCTTCAGTCTCTCCTAGTAGCTTTTGGCACTGAGGCTGCAAAATGGATATGCGTTAGTGCTATAGACGTTACTCAGATCTCTGTTGCCGGTATGTAGTATGACTTCTATTTCTTGTGCTTGATCTTATGAACTAGAGGATCATTAGTGAATGTCTATTCTGGTTGTAGTGTATCTTGTAGTGAAAGTATTGTTTTTAAAACTCTTCTCCAAACAAGTGTAAAACAAATTCTCTCCTTCTCTATATAAAATCATCTACAttccttctttattttttttaagaacccttcATTGAGAAACTTCCAATGGAGCACAAAATCTATGGGTTTCTTAATTAAATTTCTTAACtaacttttattattaaataagtcattaagaaacccaaatgggGTTATAGGGATAATGATGGTCTAAGGTTGTCTTAGTTGTCTTGGTATTTCgttgtttgtatttttcttttctctgcTATAATTCTATTTGTACGGTGTgtaaaaaacccaaaaaatctaGCAACAAAATTCTAACATGTTTTTGCCAAAAAAAGAAGTTGATGAGGgttcattgattttttttttgtttggtaaaatgttaaattgagGGTTCATTGATACTATATAGATACTTTAGCTAGTCTTTACAGTTTGTTTTTCCAAGTATATTTTCCTTATATGCATTATACCTCGACTCTCTTAATTAGTTGCTGAATGATAGaggaaaaggagagaaagttataaatttataacttcTTTACCATAATGAAATCTGCACCGACATAAAATAGACGTAAATCTCatgatgatgataaaatacTTCAAAAATGTATGTGTTTTCTCTGTTtcacttattttctttttaatcataAGATCTGATTTGATATCCAGACTCCAGTTAAATTTTAACAACTTACATAGAGCAATAAACTGTATAAGggaattatttttacaaaattatacaTTAAGCCAAAAAGGCACAAAATTGTCTTCTATAAAGAGTAATAGACCTTGTAACAGCATATAATagtaaataaaacaatattagtATAGTTAACTTAAATAGTGAAATcattaattacaaaaatgttgATAGAGAGAAggacagaggaagaagacacTCAATTCAACGGGTAGTATTTGTCGTGGCACGTAGGCGCTGCATGGGAGCCCCAATATTCCCTCCACATTTTTTTCTCATTGATTTCCCAAATAATTGTTATAtcaaaattgttttcttttttttttggtaaaaaaattgttttcttttgctAAAGATATATCAAAATTGTTGTTGTATCTTAacctatatataacatttactatattaagtttttcttatatatttaatgtgtttgacgtttaatgttttgtttggaagaaaaaaaaagtattttgttTGGAGGAAGCTGTCGAGCCCCACATTCCTCGGCTCCCCTCTCACGTGACACTTTGATTAAAAATTGTTTGCTTAATTGTTAATTCCATTTTCCAACATCTTACATATGCTTCTTGTTTGTCGCACACGCACTCTATTATGTAATTGTCAAGTTCTTCTTCAGAAAACATGGTTCTATATACCATTGAAATCGATTAGAGAGGTCAGATGTACGCTccaccacccccccccccccccccccccccccccccccacccccaaCCAAATTTTTAAAACCTACCTGGACATCAAATCGGCTAATTAATCAGATATATCGGTTTGATTCCAAGCTTCTTAGTTACATTTTGGTTGGTTTTCtatgtttattgttttattttcaattgaatgtGTTTCGGCTTGCTATTGAAATTTGACCGGACAAGCCGGCTtgttatctatattattaaaaaagaagtatcaattaaaaaatacctctaagttttctaacttatttacacttccatgccactgaaaattaaattaaactatctattttaatgcttattttttccacttaaattaatgagtttttcttaattaaatttaaacttaatgtcattaaataaacctacatattttaatgtttgtcatttttagttaaattaatgagttttcattaataaaatttaaacttaatgtcattaaatgaatctaaaaatatatcatatttaacatagcttattacggacgagtacggcccaataatgaacttgaatttatttttacgaaaacgtgaatcacttgacgtatgtaatatttaaaatatattaactacaatataacaaatgcatataatcttcctatactttagtttgaaatgatcatgcttaagttttatatagtcaacttaattacatcatgcatcgatcgatgtacaatattcaaatcacctatatttttcgttttccttataggatgtatcaaccaaccaatcatcctattgattttctaagctttataaaaaacaaatcaataaatacaaactcaaaatccaatatcttctattaatcaaaacataatatcttcaatgtcatatctttaatgtacctattaaatatagaaattgtaatcataattacattaattataagaatagatttgattacaactaattgatctattacttcgataattgatttgcttgcagaagaagaaacaataaatttaaaatttgtaagaatataaagatatagagatttcAACCAATTGCATATATTTCCGTATGATTTTCGCgtaataagcttcaaattgaacattgaaaaagatagatagattttttttaatcttttaccgacacagaacttaaacaaaatgaagagttaaatgtaatttttttgttacacttcccgaaaaaaaaaacggttacaCCATGGGCTTTTATAATATGgctttttaacatattaatgttatggacatttaataattatcttgacgaaaaacatagactataaataatttattattaataaaattatgaaattgtttaaaatttgatgactaattcatcgcccttttttatatgttaaatttttcatagaagtttaaaaatcattgtattttctttaagcatgtataactaatttataatcttttatgccatactattatactaagtcataatataacatttcttcatatttacattaataaccattgtttttatatatcgtctacaattctATAACTACGTCTgtttgttctattttttatttgatatcgAACATTCGTTATAAATAtatggtttaagatgccaaaaaattatttacttggtgaatataatacattaaatattacaaatacatcattagttaaataaataaccaaaaactgaaaatttatatccgcgctggcgcgcgTCAAGTTCTAGTTGTCTTTATAAAGTGAGTCAACAAGATCAAAATTATACACTTGTTAACTGGAGTCTGGAATTTTCCTTTTTTGGTTAAGGGCATAGGATTTATAATCTTTCAAACTGACTGCACTAAGTCCATGTTTTTTTCCGATCTTTATGAATAGCAAGAGATTAACGGTTATTGTTTTAATGTGACACTCTGCACGATACCTAATTATTAGTTGATAATGAAAAAGACCCATATATGATGCAACTTtagaacaaaaagaagaaggcgTCACTATACAAATAATGCAAAGCCTCTTCACCATCTATTTAACTGGTTCATCAAGCTTCTCTTCTAAAAAGCTTCAACAGACAACGAATCATTTGCAGAAAAAATGGGTTGATTGGATATGAATCTGTATTTCTTCGATCTTTCATCAGGTTCTCTTGAATGGTGAACCGAAGGGAAATATTACACCATCTCGTGGCCTTAGACAAGGCGACCCTCTATCTCCATTCCTTCTCATTATCCTCACAGAAGCACTAATCTCACAGCTTAGAGGAGCAGAAGAAGATGGGCGGATATCAGGATTGAATATAGCTAGGGCATGCCCTTCCATTTCACATCTCTTATTTGCAGATGACATCATTTTTTCTGTAGAGCACATGTCCAGCAGTGTGCTGAGTTGAGGAAAATCATTGATATAAACGGCAAAACATCGGGCCAACAGTTGAATCACGGAAAATCTTCTATATTGTTTGGAAGCAAAGTCCCACAGGAGATGAAAGGTGACTTGAAACAAACACTTGGTATACACAAAGAAGGTGGTATGGGCATGTATCTTGGACTCCGAGAGAAGATATGTAGCTCCGAACGACAAGTCTTTGCTTTTTTTCAGGACCGGTTAAACGAAGGTATAAACTCATGGTCGGCGAAGTTCCTTTACAAAGGAGGTAAATAAGTCCTTCTAAAATCTGTAGCACAAGCTCTGCCTACATATGTGATGTCATGCTTTCTTTTACCCAAAGAAATCACTAAAAAGCTACAAGGAGCGATTGCGAAATCCTGGTGGAGTACAAAAGCAAATAATCGAGGTTTACACCGGATTCCCTgggaaaaaaatctgtaaatcTTATGATAAAGGAGGCTTGGGCTTCCGAGATCTGAGTGATTTCAATCTTGCTTTACTTGCAAAGCAATTATGGAGACTGCTACAACATCCCCCATCTCTACTTGCTCGGGTTTTAAAGGGTAGATATTCTCGCCATACTAATCCTATGGAGGTTAAAACCTCGAACTCCCCATCTTTTGGGTGGAAAAGTATCATGGCAGCTCAAGATCTGCTTTGTGCAGATCTACGAAGAAGGATCGGATCAGGATATAATACTCGAGAATGGTCAGACTCGTGGATTCCAGTAACCCCACCGCGGCCTCCTAAGGATAACGTCAGCTACAGAGATCATGACATGTTTGTCAACCAGCTGATTGATCAATCTTCGAAGACCTGGAAGGTGGAGGTTCTCCAGTCTCTGTTTGATCCGGGTGATATCCCGTTGATACGGAGTTTACGCCTCAGCCATAATTTCAGCGATGATGGATTTTGCTGGATTTTTACGAAATCAGGAGCCTATACAGTTAAATCAGGGTACAAACTTGCAAGTCAACTAAAAGAAGAGAAGGTGGAGGTACAAACCTAGCCTGAATGGGTTAAAGAAGCTAATTTGGCTACTAAAAGCACCtagaaagattaaaaaatatatgtggCAAGCTCTTTCGGACAGTATCACAACATCTAGCCGTCTCGTCAACAGACACTGCCTGAGATGCAGCAGCGAAAATGAATCAGTAAATCATCTCCTGTTCACCTGTCCTCCTGCTCTCCAAACGTGGCTTTTATCGGATATTCCAACAGTCCAGGGATCTTCCCGAGTAATTCTCTGTACTAAAATTTTGACTACCTCCTTCTACGATCGAGAAAAATGGAGTTACCAGCACGGTGATTGCTTGCTTTCCATGGATTCTCTTGTTTATCTGGAAATCAAGAAACAACAAAGTTTTCAATGGAAAAGACATCCTACCGCCAGATACAGTAAATCACTCAAGACAAGAAGCGGAAGAATGGAGAGTGGCACAAGTGATTCAACATTCAGTGTCGACGATCGAGATACTTGGGTGTCGCGAAGATGTTCGGAGCGAGCCATGCTTACCAAGATGCCAAGTGGCTGCATCTTGGATGGTAAACTCAGTAGTGTTTGGAGGTGGTTTCGTCATGGATTTAGAGCCTAAGAAACACTTGTACAGCTCAGTTGGGAAGGATCGGGTCCTCTCCCCCCTGCATGTGGAGTTCTCATCCCTCTTATGGATAATGGAGTATTCTCTGCACCTGAGAATCATGTCAATGaattttgaatctgattgtcTTCAAATGGTAAATGTGATCAATGATGAAGAAGAATGTCCATCTCTGGTCTCGGAATGGAATGAACTCGTTCATTTACGCTCATCTTTTACTGATTTTTCACTATCTTATATTTCTCGTAACTCAAATATAAGGGCCGACCTCCTTGCCAAAGATGCTCGtactcaaaattcaaaattttcccATATAAACTCTATGATTCCGGTATGGTTAGCTCTCAAAGCTAACATGTTTGAATCATCTTAATAAAAACAAGAGTTTGCcgcaaaaaaatgaaaaataattaaaagcaaACTagttttacgaggaattaagaTTTACAGGAAAAGTATTCAAAGAAAGGAAAAGCCTGATTCTGTTTTTGGTATTAGGTAAACTATTATTAAATGGGAAAATTGGATTCAGAAGCAAGGGTCAGCGCCTAATGCGCTCAAGATTCTTTGGGAAATGTGATAGTTTTAACCTCTTATATCAAATAATCAAATTCGATTAATA is a genomic window of Brassica napus cultivar Da-Ae chromosome A2, Da-Ae, whole genome shotgun sequence containing:
- the LOC106429833 gene encoding chlorophyll synthase, chloroplastic-like isoform X2, yielding MSCAFLCHRLIMLVLCLVVGALRDSSQSGALGASRGHTTPALFYLALGGSLLSYIYSAPPLKLGIAIVYNFKSVEGDRAMGLQSLLVAFGTEAAKWICVSAIDVTQISVAGM
- the LOC106429833 gene encoding chlorophyll synthase, chloroplastic-like isoform X1, with product MSCAFLCHRLIMLVLCLVVGALRDSSQSGALGASRGSGHTTPALFYLALGGSLLSYIYSAPPLKLGIAIVYNFKSVEGDRAMGLQSLLVAFGTEAAKWICVSAIDVTQISVAGM
- the LOC106429833 gene encoding chlorophyll synthase, chloroplastic-like isoform X3, with protein sequence MSCAFLCHRLIMLVLCLVVGALRDSSQSGALGASRHTTPALFYLALGGSLLSYIYSAPPLKLGIAIVYNFKSVEGDRAMGLQSLLVAFGTEAAKWICVSAIDVTQISVAGM
- the LOC106429833 gene encoding chlorophyll synthase, chloroplastic-like isoform X4; its protein translation is MGALRDSSQSGALGASRGSGHTTPALFYLALGGSLLSYIYSAPPLKLGIAIVYNFKSVEGDRAMGLQSLLVAFGTEAAKWICVSAIDVTQISVAGM
- the LOC106429833 gene encoding chlorophyll synthase, chloroplastic-like isoform X5, encoding MGALRDSSQSGALGASRGHTTPALFYLALGGSLLSYIYSAPPLKLGIAIVYNFKSVEGDRAMGLQSLLVAFGTEAAKWICVSAIDVTQISVAGM
- the LOC106429833 gene encoding chlorophyll synthase, chloroplastic-like isoform X6, which encodes MGALRDSSQSGALGASRHTTPALFYLALGGSLLSYIYSAPPLKLGIAIVYNFKSVEGDRAMGLQSLLVAFGTEAAKWICVSAIDVTQISVAGM
- the LOC125584477 gene encoding uncharacterized protein LOC125584477, with the translated sequence MAAQDLLCADLRRRIGSGYNTREWSDSWIPVTPPRPPKDNVSYRDHDMFVNQLIDQSSKTWKVEVLQSLFDPGDIPLIRSLRLSHNFSDDGFCWIFTKSGAYTVKSGYKLASQLKEEKVEVQT